The following nucleotide sequence is from Megalops cyprinoides isolate fMegCyp1 chromosome 19, fMegCyp1.pri, whole genome shotgun sequence.
GCCGTTTAACACCTCTACCATAccgcccacccctcccccccaggccaaaccccccccccagtatACCCATGCCATGACATCGCCAGaggtcttttttttgtcttaagaTCTTGACCACTTGTGGTGCCCAAAGGTGTTTGAAGTGTTACATTCACCGAGTAGGAGGGGAAAGTAGTGTTagtgttgtgtggtgtgtaaGTGCAGCTCATTTTGAAACGAGAAAGTTTGGTTTGACTGTGTTGATTTGCCTGTGATTCCTGCAGCCAGCTGCACAGGGAAAGCCAGCGCCTGCTGAGAACTCCACAGAGGTGGACACGCCAATGAATGTGGAAGGACAGGTGGGTTCGGTCTGGAACAGTGGATCAGAAGAACgtgtgacctgtgtgtgtgtgtgtgtgtgtgcataaacaTACGTGAAAAAGTGTgcctgcatgtatgtgtgtgtttgtatctgtgtatgtgtgtgtgtgcataaacaTCTATGACAAAGTGTGCCTGTATATGGGTGTGCTtgtatctgagtgtgtgtgtttgtgtgtgtgtgtgtgtgtgcatttgggtTTGTGCATGTCTTGCCTGTGCTTGTGTGGTCACTGGATTCCTCTGAACACAAGTGTAGTGCAGTAATGTCCCCCACTCGTTCTGACAGATGTATGAGGAGGCCAGGACCTACATTGTGATTGAAATTGCTTTAGAAAAACCCCTGGTGCCGAAGAGACCCCCAGAGGAACTGGCAAAAAGGTAACATCAAGCTGTGGTTTCAGTTGGATCAAATCTTAAAGGAACCCTGAAAGTGGACTTCAAGGCTTTTTTCATATACAGTGTATTGTTGTCAACTGACTCTGTCAAGTACTTATGTTTCTGATGTGATgttaatatgtgtttttcatgtttctggCACGTTTCACCTGCTTTGTATTTCAGAGTGATGGAGCTGATTCCTCCCAGACCTCCCCTTCCTCGCCTacctgctggagcagagagggtaaaaaacacacacacacacacacacacacacatggatgcacacacctacagattcacacacacactcacacaaacacacacatgcagatgcacacacctacacactcacacaaaggtCGAccaagcgtgcacacacactcacagaaacgCACACTGTATGAACTCATGCATCAACCTGACGATCAGACAATCCCCCTCTCAGGACTCAATTGCATTAGTGCCATCTTGTGGTCATGTGGTAGCACTGCACATACATGCCTTAGGCAAAAAGAATTAAAGCCACGGAATTAAAGCCGTGATGGTCCCCCACCTCGGTGTGTGTATCAGGCAGTGCAGGAGTACCATGCCCAGGTCTCCAGCGTGGTGGGCCAGGTTCTGGAGCAGTACCAGCAGCTGTTTGGAGCGGCCCTGGTTCCGGGGGGCACACTGGACCCCACCACCCAGGAACAGCGCAAGTCCCAGCTCCTCGGGGAACTCAACTACTCGGGGAAGTACTTCGCCTTCAAGGAGCAGATGaaggtgagagagcagggtggaACAGCCCCACAAGGCAGTCAGTACCCCAGCAACGCCGTCTCTGATTTTTCTGCTCATCACAGAGCTTCTACCTCTATAACTCAAACGCAGTACGCGTGAGAGTTTTGTGAGTGTTGGGGTTGGATTTCCTTCAGGTGTTTATCCTAGTTTCCATTGTTTATTTGGACTTGGCTTAAACCCACTCTGACCTTCAAAGTGgaggacttttattttttaaaatcagatcGGAGAATGTATCTGATGCTGTATATTCTAAAAATATGCATGTTGTGCCATTCTGTGTGTGGTCTTCATGTAGTCACTATGTGGCCTGTGTGTGGTCTTCATGTAGTCACTATGTGGCCTGTGTGTGGTCTTCATGTAGTCACTATGTGGCCTGTGTGTGGTCTTCATGTAGTGACTATGTGGCCTGTGTGTGGTCTCTGTATGGTCATTCTGTTGCCTGTGCgtggtgtctctgtgtggttaTTGTGTGAGCTGTGCGGTGTCTGTATGGCCAGTGTTGTCCCCTGTTATAATCCTGCTGTCCCTGTTCCTCTTCTGTGTTACGGTCGATCTGTGGTCACTGCCCAGCACTCAGTGGTTCGCATCGTGCGTGAGAAGATGCTGCGGACTGAGGCCTTTTCTGACCAGGAGCGGCTGCAGGCCTTCCTGAGCCAGCTGTACGTCTTCCTGGTGGACGAGATGCACGTGGCCCTCAACAAGGTGAGAACATCCGACCACCCGGTCGCTCAACCCCCTGACTGCCCGACCGCCCGACCGCCTGACCTCCTGATGACCCGACCACCCAACGAACTCTAAACAGGGAGCCCGCAAACAATTGATGGAGACATGACACCCGGACCCTCCAGCTGCTCTCCTTATCtctgaccctggatcagtctGTGGGGCCGGGTTAAAGACTCTATCTGGGAGGGCAATCACAGAGCCTGCCCTAATTCTGCACTCACTGCAGGTGTCACTGGCCAAACATGCAGTTAGCGCTGCCTGCATCAGATAACTCAATCAAGCCCCTGGGGCCATGGCTGACGTGGCCTGACACAGTCTCTCTCCTTATCCTTCCCTGCCCTggtttcttttccttctctccccatcttcattacagttttttttcctctttgattCACTATCACTCCACCATCTCTCCTCTTCATTTGTGGCCCCCCCATCTGACCCACTCGCTCCTTTTCTCActtcctttcttgttttttagggtttttttaCTTAATATTTTAACTCCCTTAACTCTATTTCCTTTTTTACCTGGTGAATGGAAAAGTCTGTTAAGctccctgtttttttaatcagtaaaGACAGCCTATAAGTCAAGCCTCCACCCTTTCATCCTTTCTCCCTGTTCTCGAACTGCCTTCAcgctgtatctctagtctaccttcctctctatctatccttattttctattaaaaaaactctctacactagtttagcacttaagtcagtatcttactgacctcttgtaatacttttcaataactactcttagtatagtgatgcacttatttggaagtcgctctgggaaagagcatctgctaactgatgtaatgtaatgtaatgtaatgtaatgtacagacGCTATCAGTGGACGGCCAGGAGACTcagcagcaccccctgctggacagcGCTCAGCTCAAACACTTTGCCAGGGAGGCCCATCTGAATGAGGACTACCAGCTGGCAGCCCATTACTACCAGGAGGTACCACACATACGCTCCCCATTATCATTCCATCCCTGCAGACTTTAATACAGCAGCCACAGTTCTCAGAGCCAGAACAAGAGCACAGTCCCAGAAATACTGAGCCTTTTCAGTGAGCATAACAGGATGGCAGCTCCTCCAGGCGAAAACAGGTTTGCACCGGCAAGCAGAGCACTGCATATCAACTCCATTCCGAATAGAATCGGTCCATCCACAGATGTTCTATACAGTGACCAGATGGTCAGCTCTGTGTGCTCCTCATTGAATGTTCTGTTGAAGCTAAACGTGTTATGACTTGCTGGGTTGCCATGATTGACATATAattgaaggggtgtggtctgaaaatAGAACATCCATAGCTGGCACAGCAATGGAACTCAGTAACAGGACCTCTTGTTTACCAGTCTGAACCTCCTAAGCAAGGCAGTAAGGAGGCCATAAGGGGTGAAGTAGTGAGACCTTTAAACTCTGCATCCATGTCCCTCCTGCCAGAGGCTGGCCCGGGATCGCCAAGACCCCGCCCACTGGTTTGATTACGGAGCGTTCTACATGTTAACGGGAGACCACCTGAAGGCGCAGGAGTGCTTTCAACAGGCCGTCTCTGTGGACCAGTCACACCTGCCCAGGTGAGGGGAtgtgctggggaggggggactgCAGGGGAGACGGGGTAAccgggtcagaggtcagagtggGAGGGGTCGTGATCACAGAGCTCACTGTGCCTGCAGCCTGCTGCTGTGTGGGATCCTGGCGGAGATGGGCGAGAGGTTCGAGGAGGCGGAGACCTTCCTGGAGAGGGCGACCAGTGTGGACCCAACCAGTGTGGTGGCCTGGACCGTGTTTGGTGAGAGatggggtgtgggtgggggacTCAGAGAAAGAGCGTCATTTTGACACCTTGGGGATAGAGACCTTTACCCTTACAAAAAATCAGAAGTAATAAAAGAGAACATATTGTAGCATGGTGCCTTTCAGAACTCTCTCAGTGTTCCAGAAGCACCTGAGATTTTCAGGTGTTGGTCCGGTGGTTCTGGTATCTTTAAGTCACCTGACAGTTGTTCTGTAGCTTGACCTGGCTCTTTCTGTGACAGTAGCGTGTGACGTGTGTGTCATCAGGCCTGTTCTACGTGGGGCGGGAGAACCACATCCAGGCGGAGATGGCCTTCCTAGAGGCCACCCGGCAGCTGAGGGCAGCCCTGGGCAGCACCCTGCTGCCCGGGGACGAGGCGAAGGAagaggggctggggggcaggTCTTCCAGTATCAGTTGCTCCCCCGTCAACAAGACTGGTAagcagaacattacattacattgcattacattacattatattcatttagcagatgatcttatccagagtgacttccagcacaagaacagaagtgtatccattcaagctgaatgagcaacagtgtcagaccaggctaacaacactcccagaccagtgagtgtgagcataacaccattcaagccctaatacaacttaacttgtgcaacctgactagacaagggaagccacgtgtactaccatacatcacaatATCAAAAACGTGTCATGataacacatgtaaaataaacagcaagtaatacgagtagcagagagggaggagctgggctgtttgtttgctgttagGCTGTCATAGACTCTGTGGGATGACACCATTTCCTGTCCTCGGTGGCCCAGATGCTGAGGAGGACAGGGACAGTGTGGCGAGCGGGTCTCAGGTCAGCCAGGAGAgcggaggtggaggaggagaggaggaggcctCAAACGGTGAACCTGTGACCCCACAGTCCCCTCAGTCCCCTCCCAGGCTCAAAACCACCATCTACAGGGAGACTGTGCAGTTTCTCCTGGAGAACAATGCCGTGAAGGTCAGCACTGagggcatacacacacacatgcacacacacatgcgcgcgtgcaaacacgtacacacaaacacacacacacacacaaacacacgcacgcacacacacacacacacaaacacacacacacacacacacacacacacacacataaagacacagaGATTGTTCTCTCCGTTCTATATACACGCAAacgcacactcacaaacacacagtatgcagtgccttacacatgcacagacacagaccaacacaagcgcacacattcagacactgCTCCGTTATCCTGTAGTGTGTCCCTCTGCATCTGTATGTCATTGTGATGCAATGTATAATCATGTGTGGGCATACACAAACCCCACACTGTGTATATTATATGCTTGAATAAGTGATGAATAAATTTGCAcgatgtaagtcattctggataacagtgtctgccaagcaaatgtaTTATGTACTCTGTATTGTCATTGTATATATTAGTTTGTGTGTAGCCCCACattgcatgtatatgtgtatctgATACCCCCcatactctctccctccctctctgccatacaaactctcttctctctctttccccttctctgtgTATTATtgtgtctttctctccatctctccctctctttctgtctccctctctccctgcatttttctctgcatctctccctctctctctccctctccccccctccctctctctccctctctctcccccccccgtctttctctccccaccccttcctgtctctctctctctctctctttctctccttccctctctctctcaccctctctttctccatgtCCTCTGGGCTCTGCAGATGGCAGAGAGAGCTCTGGCACAGGAGCTGCTGTTTCCAGAAGGGGGTTTGAGCAGCTCTTACTACCTGGCACTGGCCAGACTGCAGCTTCAGTGCGGAGAGTTCAGCAGCGCCGAGGCCAGCCTGAAGGAGGCGCTCGATGGCAGCATTCAGGTGCACTAACCACACTGTCAAAATATGATATAAAAAAAGTATGTATGTAAAACACATGTGAAGAACCATCACTTCATTGAcaatgaaaagtattttttctgtgacttttctgtcacatttttttctggtcatTCCTTAGGTTAGTTAATACAGACGTGTGTAGCTaagtttgtgctgtgtgttaattTCATATATCCTGCAGAACCCAGACGCTTGGGCGTTGACTGGCCACCTGCACTACATGTTGGGGAGCTACAGCAAAGCGCAGACGTGTTATGAGAGGACCCTGGACTTTGTGACCGACGCCTCTGACACACACCCCATCTACCTGCGTCTGGCCCACATCTACCTGCAGGAGGAACAGGTGAGATGGACAGCCGAAACACATTCGGCTGACGCTGGGTATGGTACCTGCGGCTGTGATCTCACTGCAGCGGTAGAGGGGAGGACACAGTCTGCTCCAATTCTTTATGCATTGAGCCATACTTTAAATGGAGAAGGAGTGAAATCGTTTCGTGAAACGTGTTCATAAAACAGTGTGTTCATATTTGCCTTAGGCCCCATCTGCCAGCATATCTTTAATATTTCTCCTAATTATGAATATGCACTGAAATATGAGTAAAAGATTCAGAgtagtgtttgttttcctgttttgtctgttCATGCTTTCCCGGCTATAGGTGTCCCTTCATGGGTTAATTGGGAGGAGAGTGAGTCAGATTGTGGCTGAATAATATTTggatatttcataaaacatgtaGTGCACCCTGGATGTAGATGCAGAAATTCATATCTGTGTCAtctgtaatgtttctgtttcatggATCCCAGGCTGAGTAGGCCTGGTGgatatattaaaatgacaaaactgaatttcaaacaGGCGGTTCTTTAGACCATGTTCTGTGCAGTCAAGAGCAAACCTGCCGCTGTGGTCTTTATAGTTCTGTATTTCCTGTAACTTCCCCCTCTGCAGTTTGAGAAAGCCAAACACACCTACCTGCGTGCCTGCAGGAGTTCCCCGTCCTGCCTCACCTGGTTAGGTGTGGGGATTGCCTGCTACCGGGTGAGTATCACATGTTCACCTGCACATGGTCTTACTTTCAcgcgcacccacacacacacacacacacacacacacacacacacacacacacacacacacccacaaacgcgtgcacacacgcgcacacacacacacacacacacaaacgcgcgcacgcacacacacacacacacacacacacatacatacatacacacacacgcacatgttgCCTCTGCACCCACATTTTATCCCCAGACCTTTGGGGTGTATAAGGTCACACACTGTAAGTACAATCTTAGTACCTTATTACAAATGTCTCTGTGAAAATGCAAGTCACTCTGACTATGTGTAATCTATAAGGGCTCTTGGATATGGTGACGTGAGTTAGCACTGGGGACATGCCATGCATTGCAGGAAAGTCATTATGGTTTAACTGCACATACTGAAAGTGACACC
It contains:
- the cfap70 gene encoding cilia- and flagella-associated protein 70; this translates as MEQVQATEHKTVPVQITVLQGNNLKGSKGKSFLSFVRAEFNGAVLGESQKVEALPDQRVEYSFTCSFDCWSGAHTPDDMAHKPLILTVIEILPKEKKQKEERTVVLGQAVVDLLPLLHGQRTITSTALLHMTPESPGETPPQEDSSRPALEVTICVPDALLSDAQLAQSNLLRVAVETAYSVPEAWSTGTGPPFSYVAALPMPLSTQKEQVLLFSNGLLKAGGEREPVPRPKKWPQGHLLAPGAQFMPGASIEGEPIEMEDGDLTGMEDREFRSEAETNGRRVSWDTERRCFMEPEALAGLAQRIMDCRYWPVEVMRSVQGGATKGGKAGKDKAGEEEAPISFHGVAYVDLGPLLYPGAKRIRGAYLLRPFYEADVQAKTKRSGSVLRESMRAPPAQLRGRVPSAMGSAQWRPTAGKIPDPHKGPKEGPKDPPKKPAAQGKPAPAENSTEVDTPMNVEGQMYEEARTYIVIEIALEKPLVPKRPPEELAKRVMELIPPRPPLPRLPAGAERAVQEYHAQVSSVVGQVLEQYQQLFGAALVPGGTLDPTTQEQRKSQLLGELNYSGKYFAFKEQMKHSVVRIVREKMLRTEAFSDQERLQAFLSQLYVFLVDEMHVALNKTLSVDGQETQQHPLLDSAQLKHFAREAHLNEDYQLAAHYYQERLARDRQDPAHWFDYGAFYMLTGDHLKAQECFQQAVSVDQSHLPSLLLCGILAEMGERFEEAETFLERATSVDPTSVVAWTVFGLFYVGRENHIQAEMAFLEATRQLRAALGSTLLPGDEAKEEGLGGRSSSISCSPVNKTDAEEDRDSVASGSQVSQESGGGGGEEEASNGEPVTPQSPQSPPRLKTTIYRETVQFLLENNAVKMAERALAQELLFPEGGLSSSYYLALARLQLQCGEFSSAEASLKEALDGSIQNPDAWALTGHLHYMLGSYSKAQTCYERTLDFVTDASDTHPIYLRLAHIYLQEEQFEKAKHTYLRACRSSPSCLTWLGVGIACYRLGDLTEAEDALTEANVLNNANPEVWGYLSLVCLRTGRRLEAEQSYKYAIKLDLQKEPLLREIKELQAQVGFGNPAF